One Rosa chinensis cultivar Old Blush chromosome 3, RchiOBHm-V2, whole genome shotgun sequence DNA window includes the following coding sequences:
- the LOC112192477 gene encoding uncharacterized protein LOC112192477, with translation MYPELIEQCNLLSYQTKPKNDPYSNTYNPGWRNHPNFGWGGNQNREQGQGYQRQGGGYQGASSSHFNNQGANNAYHAPRPPYQAPSQQPLPLQQPQVPIQEARKTPTFEEMMAAFVNNQAKQDEKINVIQQSVSKLEVQMGQLVHELCQRKQGVFPSQVVNSPRHEAKAITILRSGRQVENNVYMPTNEEVVTPREPPAFERRLKHEQVVLDYNEGQDEVLKNNSNSKANHEKEVSNDHPIDRSFQRGIPFNPPLKIVQEEEVSLPYPQAIWEQEKKLKKESQLREMIDLFKKVHINIPLLEAVKTIPSYAKFLKDMCMKKKKFKEHEQVALCEEVSAIIQRKLPPKLKDLGSFTIPSKIGETTYF, from the coding sequence ATGTACCCAGAATTAATAGAGCAATGCAATCTTCTCAGCTACCAAACAAAGCCAAAGAATGATCCTTATAGCAACACTTATAATCCCGGGTGGAGGAATCACCCTAATTTTGGTTGGGGTGGGAATCAAAACCGTGAACAAGGTCAAGGTTACCAAAGGCAAGGAGGTGGATATCAAGGTGCAAGTAGCTCACATTTCAACAATCAAGGAGCAAACAATGCTTATCATGCTCCTAGACCACCTTATCAAGCACCATCTCAACAACCTCTACCTCTACAACAACCCCAAGTACCAATACAAGAAGCAAGAAAGACACCTACCTTTGAAGAAATGATGGCGGCATTTGTGAACAATCAAGCAAAGCAAGATGAGAAGATCAATGTCATCCAACAAAGTGTGAGCAAGCTTGAGGTACAAATGGGGCAACTAGTCCATGAGTTGTGCCAAAGGAAGCAAGGAGTGTTTCCAAGTCAAGTAGTCAACAGTCCAAGGCATGAAGCCAAGGCCATCACCATTTTGAGAAGTGGAAGGCAAGTTGAGAACAATGTGTACATGCCCACTAATGAAGAAGTTGTAACTCCAAGAGAGCCACCGGCTTTTGAAAGGAGATTAAAGCATGAGCAAGTTGTGTTGGATTACAATGAAGGACAAGATGAGGTCTTGAAAAACAACTCAAATTCCAAGgccaaccatgaaaaagaagtgTCAAATGATCATCCAATCGATAGATCATTCCAAAGAGGTATCCCTTTCAATCCTCCTTTGAAGAttgtgcaagaagaagaagtgtcTCTCCCTTACCCTCAAGCTATATGGGAACAAGAGAAAAAACTCAAGAAAGAGAGCCAATTGAGGGAGATGATTGATTTGTTCAAAAAGGTTCATATAAACATTCCACTCCTTGAAGCCGTGAAGACAATCCCATCTTATGCTAAGTTCTTGAAGGATATgtgcatgaagaagaaaaagttcaaaGAACATGAGCAAGTGGCTCTTTGTGAAGAAGTGAGTGCTATCATTCAAAGAAAGCTTCCACCAAAGCTCAAAGATCTGGGAAGCTTCACTATTCCAAGCAAGATTGGAGAAACTACGTACTTTTGA